GTGCCATGCTGTAGATCTTGGCGCTGGAAACGCGGTACTTGCTTATCACCTTCCTGCTGCAAGCGGTAATCGATTGCGATTGGACAAGTGCGCACACCACTAAAAGAGTTCGCCCGCCATCCCCGGACAAATTCAAGAGCACTTTCACGCAACATCTCAGGCCCGGCTACAACGGTCACCGAATCCGCCTCACCGCTCCGCGTAAAGTTGACGAGCAAAACAACTGTACCCTGCACATGTGCTGCCTTTGCAATTGATGGAAAGAACGGAGCAACGGATTCCCGCATAGAAGTAAGGCCACATGCAGGCTGCTGTGCTTCCGCACGCACGGCTATTAGGACAAGAGCAATCAGGGCAACGTTTTGAAGGCTGCGCATATGTGACTTTCCCTTACTGAGAACTATAGACGCTCTAACTGTGGAGCTTCATGCCAGCTGTCCGGAACGCCTCATTTTAATAACCTCTATTCGCCGTCGAGGCTGTGGGTTTGTGGAACGAGCATATCTTTTGCTCGTTCCAAGTT
This sequence is a window from Granulicella arctica. Protein-coding genes within it:
- a CDS encoding energy transducer TonB; translation: MRSLQNVALIALVLIAVRAEAQQPACGLTSMRESVAPFFPSIAKAAHVQGTVVLLVNFTRSGEADSVTVVAGPEMLRESALEFVRGWRANSFSGVRTCPIAIDYRLQQEGDKQVPRFQRQDLQHGTLNSGVPIAIP